From a single Candidatus Thorarchaeota archaeon genomic region:
- a CDS encoding PAC2 family protein: MYTRKFIDITAELKHPVAVVGLPGIANVGRISVETLIEVLNAEPVMQFFCSDFPPQVMVHDGITKMPKSSLYLYRSAPDEPHDVFFLTADYQPGNSRGVFEYADFIVREFATYGVEEVIALAAYEQDYAAYFDQFPAEPRVFVSASDQQLLDALSLISGVVSMKQGVINGANGIIPTWAATMYDMKGACLLGETIGILKMDYRAARMAIAVFGDLVGLKTPLDALDEQAEQVVEFLGWAKDEMEQQGKQMQDEETRPDRYIG, encoded by the coding sequence GTGTATACTCGGAAATTCATAGACATAACAGCAGAACTCAAGCATCCTGTTGCTGTTGTGGGGCTACCCGGAATTGCAAATGTAGGGCGCATCTCAGTTGAAACGCTTATAGAGGTACTAAATGCAGAACCGGTCATGCAGTTTTTCTGTAGCGATTTCCCACCGCAGGTGATGGTCCATGACGGAATCACGAAGATGCCAAAATCATCACTCTATCTCTATCGATCAGCCCCAGATGAGCCGCATGATGTGTTCTTTCTCACAGCAGACTATCAACCGGGAAATAGTCGTGGTGTCTTCGAGTATGCCGACTTTATCGTTCGAGAATTTGCCACTTATGGTGTGGAAGAGGTCATTGCACTTGCAGCCTACGAGCAAGACTATGCGGCTTACTTCGACCAATTCCCGGCCGAGCCACGTGTCTTTGTCTCAGCAAGTGATCAACAGCTCCTTGACGCATTATCGCTCATCTCAGGGGTTGTGAGTATGAAGCAGGGCGTCATCAATGGCGCTAATGGAATCATTCCGACCTGGGCCGCCACAATGTATGATATGAAGGGTGCCTGTCTTCTAGGCGAGACCATCGGTATTCTCAAGATGGATTATCGCGCAGCCAGAATGGCCATCGCCGTCTTTGGGGATCTGGTGGGCCTCAAGACACCTCTTGATGCACTTGATGAACAGGCTGAACAAGTAGTTGAATTTCTTGGATGGGCCAAGGACGAGATGGAACAGCAGGGTAAGCAAATGCAGGACGAGGAGACTCGACCTGACCGTTATATCGGATGA
- a CDS encoding TatD family hydrolase, whose product MRLFDAHTHLDMKHYQHDLDKVIKRAQDAGVEGMVTCSIGPGSFRRTLGIVEKYKGLVFHTAGTSVSQLTRKEADEIIALSRKYADQIVAVGEVGLDYYWIKDPAGRKAQEPLFIDFIRLAEELNLPIVIHSRKAEAEATDILEREFNGPVLMHCFDGPPRVAQRVADNGWFITLPANFGRYRNRRRAAEIMPLEQILLETDGPYLSPTDQRNEPANVRYGCETLAEIKEVDPEVVGTTTTSNAREFYRL is encoded by the coding sequence ATGCGCTTATTCGATGCCCATACTCATCTTGACATGAAACATTACCAGCATGACTTGGACAAGGTGATCAAACGGGCACAGGATGCTGGTGTGGAGGGCATGGTGACCTGCTCTATTGGCCCCGGTTCCTTTAGACGAACACTAGGGATTGTGGAAAAATACAAGGGCCTCGTCTTTCATACTGCTGGAACCTCCGTGTCACAATTGACCAGAAAAGAGGCTGATGAGATCATTGCACTCTCTCGCAAGTATGCTGACCAAATAGTTGCAGTTGGTGAGGTGGGACTTGACTATTACTGGATAAAAGATCCTGCTGGTCGTAAGGCGCAGGAGCCGCTCTTTATTGATTTTATTAGGTTGGCAGAAGAGCTGAATCTGCCAATTGTCATCCATTCACGTAAGGCTGAGGCTGAGGCCACTGACATACTTGAACGGGAATTCAATGGTCCTGTGCTTATGCATTGTTTTGATGGTCCTCCGCGTGTCGCTCAGCGTGTGGCCGACAATGGCTGGTTCATTACACTTCCAGCCAATTTTGGACGCTATAGAAACCGGAGGCGCGCCGCCGAGATCATGCCCCTTGAACAGATCTTACTTGAAACCGATGGTCCCTATCTATCTCCTACGGATCAACGAAACGAGCCTGCAAATGTTAGATATGGCTGTGAAACCCTTGCGGAGATTAAAGAGGTTGATCCCGAAGTTGTCGGGACGACTACGACCTCCAATGCGCGTGAATTCTATCGCCTCTGA
- a CDS encoding MazG-like family protein: MVELKELQKRLNEFDEARGWNSFPASQVFTHLIEELGEISRFITIEEGYKIVGIGHEAPKKESLGREFAQVFSLFVQLANHFGIDLETCIQEELEIMGRRFPEDEWAKRLKK; encoded by the coding sequence GTGGTAGAGCTAAAAGAACTTCAGAAGCGATTGAATGAGTTCGATGAGGCACGAGGCTGGAATTCATTTCCTGCGTCACAGGTCTTCACTCATCTGATCGAGGAACTTGGTGAGATTTCCCGTTTTATCACCATCGAGGAAGGCTACAAAATAGTAGGAATTGGTCATGAGGCACCGAAAAAAGAATCACTGGGCCGAGAATTCGCTCAGGTCTTCTCATTATTTGTGCAGTTGGCCAATCACTTTGGCATCGATCTCGAAACCTGTATTCAAGAAGAACTGGAGATTATGGGGCGGCGATTTCCTGAGGATGAGTGGGCGAAGCGTCTAAAGAAGTGA